Proteins from one Streptomyces sp. NBC_00289 genomic window:
- a CDS encoding ABC transporter ATP-binding protein, translated as MTAQHIAAVDDDARPGRDVLLRATDITKHYPLRADALTRRRKVLRAVDGVSLEVRTGETLGVVGESGCGKSTLGRCLVRLTELTSGRVEFDGQDITTLSARRLRPVRPGMQLVFQDPQASLNPRRRAGDIVAEPLLVHRYGNAAAVRRRVAGLFDVVGLTAAHLDRYPHEFSGGQRQRIGIARALATAPKLIVADEPVSALDVSIQAQVLNLFADLQEEFALTYVFIAHDLGVVRHVSDRIAVMYLGEIVELGETEALYGAPAHPYTQALLSAVPDIDDGTPATDGGTGTPTRERIVLTGEVPSPVDKPSGCTFRTRCPYARERCALERPRLTRTSSGRHTACHYPLTD; from the coding sequence GTGACGGCACAGCACATCGCGGCAGTGGACGACGACGCCCGCCCGGGCCGGGACGTGCTGCTCCGTGCCACGGACATCACCAAGCACTACCCCCTGCGCGCGGACGCCCTGACGCGGCGCCGCAAGGTTCTGCGCGCCGTGGACGGGGTGTCACTGGAGGTCCGCACCGGGGAGACGCTCGGCGTCGTCGGCGAGTCGGGCTGCGGCAAGTCCACCCTGGGCCGCTGCCTGGTCCGGCTCACCGAACTCACCAGCGGTCGCGTCGAGTTCGACGGACAGGACATCACCACCCTGTCCGCGCGGCGGCTGCGGCCCGTACGTCCGGGCATGCAACTGGTCTTCCAGGACCCGCAGGCCTCACTGAACCCCCGCCGGCGCGCCGGGGACATCGTGGCCGAACCGCTGCTCGTCCACCGCTACGGGAACGCCGCCGCGGTCCGGCGCCGGGTCGCCGGGCTCTTCGACGTCGTAGGGCTGACGGCGGCGCATCTGGACCGGTATCCGCACGAGTTCTCCGGCGGCCAGCGCCAGCGCATCGGCATCGCCCGGGCACTGGCCACCGCGCCGAAGCTGATCGTCGCCGACGAGCCGGTCTCCGCCCTCGACGTGTCGATCCAGGCCCAGGTGCTGAACCTCTTCGCCGACCTCCAGGAGGAGTTCGCGCTCACCTACGTCTTCATCGCCCACGACCTCGGCGTGGTCCGTCATGTGTCGGACCGGATCGCCGTGATGTACCTCGGCGAGATCGTCGAGCTCGGCGAGACGGAAGCCCTGTACGGGGCTCCAGCCCACCCCTACACGCAGGCCCTGCTGTCCGCGGTCCCCGACATCGACGACGGCACCCCGGCGACGGACGGCGGGACGGGCACACCGACCCGGGAACGCATCGTCCTCACCGGCGAGGTGCCCAGCCCGGTCGACAAGCCGTCCGGCTGCACCTTCCGCACCCGCTGCCCGTACGCCCGCGAGCGCTGCGCCCTGGAACGCCCGCGGCTCACCCGGACGTCATCGGGCCGCCACACCGCCTGCCACTACCCGCTGACCGACTGA
- a CDS encoding ABC transporter permease, translated as MLYFTVRRFASALLVMFAISVLVFLIFFATPGVDPAARIAGRNADPATLAQVRHSFGLDRPMPVRYVLMMRHLLVDRDLESFVNRGTRVIPQIVQATPVTLSLVVGAAVIWLVAGILMGTAAATLRGRAADPLIMLVGVVGVSLPAYWLGEVVNLVTQKQLHASLFSWVPPPGYVGLSRDPGQWALHMLFPWLTLALLYAGIYARLLRGEVVSALSEDYVRTARAKGLSERRILLRHALRCSLIPIVSLFGLDFGALVGGAALLTEVVFGLPGIGKLTFDALQNLDLPVIMGTVLYAAFFVVLANALVDLLYARLDPRARHA; from the coding sequence ATGCTCTACTTCACCGTCCGGCGCTTCGCCTCCGCGCTCCTGGTGATGTTCGCCATCAGTGTGCTGGTGTTCCTGATCTTCTTCGCCACACCGGGAGTCGATCCCGCGGCCCGCATCGCGGGACGCAACGCCGACCCGGCCACTCTCGCCCAGGTCCGCCACTCCTTCGGCCTCGACCGCCCGATGCCCGTCCGCTATGTGCTGATGATGCGTCACCTGCTGGTCGACCGCGACCTGGAGTCGTTCGTCAACCGCGGCACCCGCGTCATCCCGCAGATCGTGCAGGCCACCCCGGTGACACTGTCGCTGGTCGTCGGCGCGGCGGTGATCTGGTTGGTGGCCGGCATCCTCATGGGAACGGCCGCCGCGACCCTGCGCGGCAGGGCGGCCGACCCCCTGATCATGCTGGTCGGCGTGGTCGGCGTGTCACTGCCGGCCTACTGGCTCGGCGAGGTCGTCAACCTCGTCACGCAGAAGCAGTTGCACGCCTCGCTGTTCTCCTGGGTGCCCCCGCCGGGATACGTCGGCCTGAGCCGGGATCCGGGCCAGTGGGCGCTGCACATGCTCTTCCCGTGGCTGACCCTGGCACTGCTGTACGCCGGGATCTACGCCCGCCTGCTGCGCGGCGAGGTCGTCTCCGCGCTGAGCGAGGACTACGTGCGCACCGCGCGGGCCAAGGGCCTGTCCGAGCGGCGGATCCTGCTCCGCCACGCCCTGCGCTGCTCGCTGATCCCGATCGTCTCGCTGTTCGGCCTGGACTTCGGCGCGCTGGTGGGCGGCGCGGCGCTGCTCACCGAGGTGGTCTTCGGCCTGCCCGGCATCGGCAAGCTGACCTTCGACGCCCTGCAGAACCTGGATCTGCCCGTGATCATGGGGACCGTCCTGTACGCGGCGTTCTTCGTGGTCCTGGCCAACGCACTGGTGGACCTCCTGTACGCCCGACTCGACCCGAGGGCCCGCCATGCCTGA
- a CDS encoding ABC transporter permease, which produces MPLSPPASSPAQARRSPGPWRTAAADLVRNRSAVAAAAVLLLVVMAVLCAPLYASHIAHTDPFQSHVSGTTTVDGRTVPVLTPSSTGLGLGVTPIGPTWDPAHYFLGADNQGRDVMARLLYGGRTSLFIGVAAALFTCVVGTAVGVVAGYAGGVVDAVVSRVLDVIWAFPVYLLAICLSVVLLTDGLRLGPLTVEAGSLWLPVAIIAAIYVPYIARPLRGQVLVLRNKEFIRAAVGSGAPTPRILRREVLPNVLPTAIVFVPLMTALAMLTESALSFLSVGVQPPDASWGTIIEDGLGLLYTRPAVTIAPGLLIALTTAALNILGDGVRDALDPSARLRGGV; this is translated from the coding sequence GTGCCCCTCTCGCCACCGGCGAGCTCGCCGGCTCAGGCCCGGCGCTCGCCGGGCCCCTGGCGGACGGCCGCCGCCGACCTGGTGCGCAACAGGTCGGCGGTGGCCGCGGCCGCCGTCCTGCTCCTCGTCGTGATGGCGGTCCTGTGCGCGCCGCTCTACGCGTCCCACATCGCGCACACCGACCCGTTCCAGTCCCATGTCTCCGGCACCACGACCGTCGACGGCAGGACGGTGCCGGTGCTCACCCCCAGCAGCACCGGCCTCGGCCTGGGCGTCACACCGATCGGCCCCACCTGGGACCCCGCCCACTACTTCCTCGGCGCCGACAACCAGGGCCGCGACGTCATGGCCCGACTGCTGTACGGCGGCCGTACCAGCCTGTTCATCGGGGTCGCCGCGGCCCTGTTCACCTGCGTCGTCGGTACGGCCGTCGGCGTCGTCGCCGGCTACGCGGGCGGCGTCGTGGACGCCGTCGTCTCCCGTGTCCTGGACGTCATCTGGGCCTTCCCGGTGTACCTGCTGGCCATCTGCCTGTCGGTCGTGCTGCTGACCGACGGGCTGCGCCTGGGACCGCTCACCGTGGAGGCGGGAAGCCTGTGGCTCCCGGTGGCGATCATCGCGGCGATCTACGTGCCGTACATCGCGCGGCCGTTGCGCGGCCAGGTACTGGTGCTGCGCAACAAGGAGTTCATCCGGGCGGCCGTCGGTTCCGGCGCGCCCACACCGCGCATCCTGCGCCGGGAGGTGCTCCCGAACGTGCTGCCCACGGCGATCGTCTTCGTCCCGCTGATGACCGCGCTCGCCATGCTCACCGAGTCGGCGCTGTCCTTCCTGTCGGTCGGCGTGCAGCCGCCCGACGCCAGCTGGGGCACGATCATCGAGGACGGGCTGGGACTGCTCTACACCCGCCCCGCCGTGACCATCGCGCCGGGACTGCTGATCGCCCTGACCACGGCGGCCCTCAACATCCTCGGTGACGGAGTGCGCGACGCGCTCGACCCGAGCGCCCGGCTGCGCGGAGGGGTGTGA
- a CDS encoding ABC transporter substrate-binding protein, with protein MSRSTRRGALAAATVALTLTAAACSSSEGDSSSGPTASSSGTGSSAFQAEHRGGTLKLVAHAAAGSFDPQVNYTLQYWQLYQSMYDGLLAFKKVGGQQSFTVVPDLAAAMPKVTDGGKTYTFTLRKGISFSTGKALTTDDVVASFQRIFKVSSPTAGTFYNGIVGADACLKKPASCTLAGGVTGDAAAGTVTVNLTAPDPEFPYKLAVPHAVVVPKDSPVKDAGTKPLPTTGPYMAASYDPNRALKLVRNPHFKEWSREAEPQGYPDAIDYTFGQTVESEVTAVENGQADWMYDPPPADRLNEIGTKYAPQAHVNPLTAFWYATLNVNSAPFDNKLARQAINWAVDRSAVVRLYGGTNLASPACTILPAGFPGHVDSCAYSKGDGTTWSAADLAKAKELVKKSGTAGQEVGIVVQDDDVNKSIGQYLQSLLTQLGYKAKLKPLSGNIQFTYIQNTRNKVQLALTSWYQDYPAASDFLNVLLSCASFHPGSDSSINISGFCDKGVDARMRTALKTAETDQKGADRQWGAIDQEIMAQSPVVPLINPKLIDFTSTRLGNYQFSKQFYMLVGQLWVK; from the coding sequence ATGTCCCGCAGCACGAGACGGGGCGCGCTCGCCGCCGCCACCGTCGCCCTCACCCTGACCGCAGCCGCCTGTTCGTCCTCCGAAGGCGACTCCTCCTCCGGCCCCACCGCGTCCTCCTCCGGAACCGGCTCCTCCGCCTTTCAGGCCGAGCACCGCGGCGGCACCCTGAAACTGGTCGCCCACGCCGCCGCGGGCAGCTTCGACCCGCAGGTCAACTACACGCTCCAGTACTGGCAGTTGTACCAGTCGATGTACGACGGGCTGCTCGCGTTCAAGAAGGTCGGCGGGCAGCAGTCGTTCACCGTCGTCCCGGACCTGGCGGCGGCGATGCCGAAGGTGACCGACGGCGGCAAGACGTACACGTTCACGCTGCGCAAGGGCATCTCCTTCTCCACCGGCAAGGCGCTGACCACCGACGACGTGGTGGCGTCCTTCCAGCGCATCTTCAAGGTCTCCAGCCCCACCGCCGGCACCTTCTACAACGGCATCGTCGGCGCCGACGCCTGCCTCAAGAAGCCGGCCTCCTGCACCCTCGCGGGAGGCGTCACCGGCGACGCGGCGGCCGGCACGGTCACCGTCAACCTCACCGCCCCGGATCCGGAGTTCCCGTACAAGCTGGCCGTCCCGCACGCCGTCGTCGTACCGAAGGACTCGCCGGTGAAGGACGCCGGCACCAAGCCACTGCCGACGACCGGCCCCTACATGGCCGCCTCCTACGACCCGAACCGGGCGCTGAAGCTGGTCCGCAACCCCCACTTCAAGGAGTGGTCACGGGAAGCGGAGCCCCAGGGCTACCCCGACGCGATCGACTACACCTTCGGGCAGACCGTCGAGTCCGAGGTCACCGCCGTCGAGAACGGCCAGGCGGACTGGATGTACGACCCGCCACCGGCCGACCGGCTCAACGAGATCGGCACCAAGTACGCCCCCCAGGCACACGTGAACCCCCTGACCGCGTTCTGGTACGCGACGCTGAACGTGAACTCGGCCCCCTTCGACAACAAGCTGGCCCGGCAGGCGATCAACTGGGCCGTCGACCGGTCCGCCGTGGTGCGGCTCTACGGCGGCACGAACCTCGCCTCTCCCGCGTGCACGATCCTGCCGGCGGGCTTCCCGGGACACGTCGACTCCTGCGCCTACAGCAAGGGCGACGGCACGACGTGGTCGGCGGCCGATCTGGCCAAGGCCAAGGAACTGGTGAAGAAGTCCGGCACGGCGGGGCAGGAGGTCGGCATCGTCGTCCAGGACGACGACGTCAACAAGTCGATCGGACAGTACCTGCAGAGCCTGCTCACCCAGCTCGGCTACAAGGCGAAGCTCAAGCCGCTGTCGGGGAACATCCAGTTCACCTACATCCAGAACACCAGGAACAAGGTGCAGCTCGCCCTGACGTCCTGGTACCAGGACTATCCGGCGGCCTCCGACTTCCTCAACGTGCTGCTGTCCTGCGCCTCGTTCCACCCCGGCAGCGACTCCAGCATCAACATCTCCGGCTTCTGCGACAAGGGCGTCGACGCGAGGATGCGGACCGCCCTGAAGACCGCGGAAACGGACCAGAAGGGCGCCGACCGCCAGTGGGGTGCCATCGACCAGGAGATCATGGCGCAGTCCCCGGTCGTCCCGCTGATCAACCCGAAGCTGATCGACTTCACGTCGACCCGCCTCGGCAACTACCAGTTCAGCAAGCAGTTCTACATGCTCGTCGGGCAGTTGTGGGTCAAGTGA
- a CDS encoding proline iminopeptidase-family hydrolase: protein MAIPEPDRTGTVDFNGWSTWYRITGEPGRTPLVVLHGGPGAGHDYTLSIAGIARQGRPVVHYDQLGTGLSTHLPGKGADFWTVQLFLDELDSLLKALGIADAYHVLGQSWGGMLAAEHAVRRPPGLRGLVIADSPASMELWLSAAAELRAGLPPEVQRTLLAHEAAGTTDHPDYRAAEQVFNDRHVCRVIPNPPEVQATWDNIQADPTVYHTMNGPNEFHVVGTLKDWSVIDRLHLVEVPTLLVSGRYDEATPETVKPFADHIPDVRWHFFEHSSHMPHVEEEELYLRVVGAFLDSTD, encoded by the coding sequence GTGGCGATCCCCGAACCCGACCGCACCGGAACCGTCGACTTCAACGGCTGGTCCACCTGGTACCGGATCACGGGCGAACCGGGCAGGACACCGCTGGTCGTCCTGCACGGCGGACCCGGCGCCGGTCACGACTACACACTGAGCATCGCGGGCATCGCGCGGCAGGGCCGCCCGGTGGTGCACTACGACCAACTCGGCACCGGACTGTCCACCCATCTGCCGGGCAAGGGCGCCGACTTCTGGACCGTCCAGCTCTTCCTCGACGAACTCGACTCCCTGCTGAAGGCGCTCGGCATCGCCGACGCCTACCACGTCCTCGGCCAGTCCTGGGGCGGCATGCTCGCCGCCGAGCACGCCGTGCGCCGCCCACCCGGGCTGCGCGGTCTGGTCATCGCCGACTCCCCCGCCTCCATGGAGCTGTGGCTGTCCGCGGCGGCGGAACTGCGGGCAGGACTCCCGCCCGAGGTCCAGCGCACCCTGCTCGCCCATGAGGCGGCCGGCACCACCGACCACCCCGACTACCGCGCGGCCGAGCAGGTGTTCAACGACCGCCATGTGTGCCGCGTGATCCCCAACCCGCCCGAGGTACAGGCCACTTGGGACAACATCCAGGCCGATCCGACCGTGTACCACACGATGAACGGGCCGAACGAGTTCCATGTCGTCGGCACCCTCAAGGACTGGTCCGTCATCGACCGGCTGCACCTGGTCGAGGTGCCGACCCTGCTGGTCTCCGGACGGTACGACGAGGCGACTCCCGAGACCGTCAAGCCCTTCGCCGACCACATCCCCGACGTGCGCTGGCACTTCTTCGAGCACTCCAGCCACATGCCGCACGTCGAGGAGGAGGAGCTCTACCTCCGGGTCGTGGGCGCGTTCCTCGACTCCACCGACTGA
- a CDS encoding FadR/GntR family transcriptional regulator — MLDRALLGGAPSPELRPVRVASAVDEVSDRLLTAIAVGDFLPGERLPVERELTGLLGVSRPTVREAVGRLQTLGVIEIRRGRNGGAFVRDSWTESSAAAVRRTLLPRWEQFEQLFDLRGLVEGMVAATAARRRRPEDLEPMREALAAHLSARTPREEQAADSAFHRSICAATRNPQIALLSRDLLTRISLGFPIEPWGKGERTHFHRAGEGHTALYEAIAAGDPERAEEIARDHSMISAEMIRGVLARVRAAGDF, encoded by the coding sequence ATGCTCGACCGCGCCCTGCTCGGCGGTGCCCCCTCGCCGGAACTGCGCCCGGTGCGGGTGGCCTCGGCGGTCGACGAGGTCTCCGACCGGCTGCTCACCGCGATCGCCGTCGGAGACTTCCTGCCCGGCGAACGGCTGCCGGTCGAACGCGAGCTGACCGGGCTGCTGGGGGTGAGCCGCCCCACCGTGCGCGAGGCCGTCGGACGCCTCCAGACCCTGGGAGTCATCGAGATCCGCCGTGGCCGCAACGGGGGAGCCTTCGTGCGGGACAGCTGGACCGAGTCCTCCGCGGCCGCCGTCCGGCGTACGCTGCTGCCGCGCTGGGAACAGTTCGAGCAGCTCTTCGACCTGCGCGGGCTGGTGGAGGGCATGGTGGCCGCGACGGCTGCCCGCCGTCGGCGGCCCGAGGATCTCGAGCCGATGCGCGAGGCTCTCGCCGCCCATCTCTCCGCCCGTACCCCGCGGGAGGAGCAGGCCGCCGACAGTGCGTTCCACCGGAGCATCTGCGCCGCCACCCGCAATCCGCAGATCGCCCTGCTCAGCCGGGACCTGCTGACCCGGATCAGCCTCGGCTTCCCGATCGAGCCGTGGGGCAAGGGCGAACGGACCCACTTCCACCGGGCGGGCGAGGGCCATACCGCCCTCTACGAGGCCATCGCGGCGGGCGATCCCGAGCGGGCGGAGGAGATCGCCCGCGACCACTCGATGATCAGCGCCGAGATGATCCGCGGGGTACTGGCCCGCGTCCGGGCGGCGGGGGATTTCTGA
- a CDS encoding response regulator: MSTPEPSPSVSSVRLLLCDDHAVVRAGLRALLASADGIEVVGEAGSGEEALAMAARLRPDVVLMDLQLDGGMDGVTATRHLTSGTGAGPRVLVLTMFDTDADVTRAVEAGATGYLLKAEQPEELFTAIRNAASGRTALSAPVADRLLTRLRSPRPTLSTREHEILGQLARGLGNREIARALFISEATVKTHLGRIYGKLGVETRSGAVAAAKERRLLP, from the coding sequence GTGAGTACGCCGGAGCCCTCACCCTCCGTCTCCTCCGTTCGGCTGCTGTTGTGCGACGACCATGCCGTGGTGCGTGCCGGGCTGCGTGCCCTGCTGGCCAGTGCCGACGGCATCGAGGTGGTCGGTGAGGCGGGCAGCGGCGAGGAGGCGCTCGCCATGGCCGCCCGCCTGCGCCCCGACGTGGTCCTCATGGACCTCCAGCTCGACGGCGGCATGGACGGCGTGACGGCCACCCGGCACCTGACCTCCGGCACGGGGGCGGGCCCCCGTGTGCTGGTGCTCACCATGTTCGACACCGACGCCGACGTCACCCGTGCCGTCGAGGCGGGTGCGACGGGCTATCTGCTCAAGGCGGAACAGCCCGAGGAACTGTTCACGGCGATCCGCAACGCGGCGTCCGGCCGCACCGCGCTGTCGGCCCCCGTGGCCGACCGGCTGCTGACCCGTCTGCGCAGCCCGCGCCCCACGCTGTCCACCCGCGAGCACGAGATCCTCGGGCAACTCGCCCGCGGCCTGGGCAACCGGGAGATCGCCCGGGCCCTGTTCATCAGCGAGGCGACGGTCAAGACCCACCTGGGTCGCATCTACGGCAAGCTGGGCGTCGAGACACGGTCCGGCGCGGTGGCGGCGGCGAAGGAGCGCCGACTGCTCCCGTGA
- a CDS encoding class I SAM-dependent methyltransferase: MPAKNVTVNRATLGHRVGYALRHPGRVPRHLARTARDMWLRRRHPDHVSYYRAVMRSDTRADPDAAVGSRSRERWLALGAMQFDYLVGHGLRPEHRMLEIGCGNLRGGWRFIRHLEPGHYYGIDISPHILVSAQHTVVDMGLQKRLPVLTPVHDLTLRFLPDAHFDVVHAHSVFSHSPLPVIEECLANVGRVLAPGGWFDFTFDRTEGEEHHVLREDFYYRTETLVALAEKHGLRARFMDDWEELPHGQSKIRLTHAEAR; encoded by the coding sequence GTGCCCGCCAAGAACGTCACGGTCAACCGCGCCACTCTCGGCCACCGCGTCGGCTACGCCCTGCGCCACCCCGGGCGGGTGCCCCGGCATCTGGCCCGCACCGCGCGGGACATGTGGCTGCGTCGCCGCCACCCGGACCACGTTTCCTACTACCGCGCGGTGATGCGCTCCGACACCCGGGCCGACCCGGACGCGGCCGTCGGCAGCCGCAGCCGGGAGCGGTGGCTGGCGCTGGGGGCGATGCAGTTCGACTACCTGGTCGGCCACGGTCTGCGGCCCGAGCACCGCATGCTGGAGATCGGCTGCGGCAACCTGCGCGGAGGCTGGCGGTTCATCCGGCACCTGGAGCCCGGCCACTACTACGGCATCGACATCTCGCCACACATCCTCGTCTCCGCGCAGCACACCGTGGTGGACATGGGACTGCAGAAGCGGCTCCCGGTGCTGACGCCGGTCCACGACCTGACCCTGCGGTTCCTGCCCGACGCCCACTTCGACGTGGTGCACGCGCACAGCGTCTTCTCGCACTCGCCGCTCCCGGTCATCGAGGAGTGCCTGGCCAACGTCGGCCGGGTGCTGGCGCCGGGAGGCTGGTTCGACTTCACCTTCGACCGCACCGAGGGCGAGGAGCACCACGTCCTGCGGGAGGACTTCTACTACCGCACCGAGACGCTCGTGGCGCTGGCCGAGAAGCACGGACTGCGCGCCCGCTTCATGGACGACTGGGAGGAGCTCCCGCACGGACAGTCCAAGATCCGCCTCACCCATGCGGAAGCCCGGTAG
- a CDS encoding Gfo/Idh/MocA family protein, translated as MPPHPVRRRVAVVGTGAIVGGSHLPALRAHADRVELVAAVDVDQDRLGAFRELAGEQVAGYTSIGSMLDAVRPDLVLIGTPPSLHREQTVAALKAGAWVLCEKPLCLSLAEYDEIAAAEEASGAYAAVVFQHRYGSGAVHARDLIAGGELGAPRVAHCQTTWHRDTDYYAVPWRGRWASEGGGPTMGHGIHQYDLLLHLLGRWTEVRAMAARLVHDTESEDVSTALVRFENGALATVVNSVLSPDEVSRIRIDCADATVELTHLYGHRNEDWVYTAAPHVPAERAAAWRVPAADVPSSHTAQLGALLDAYDSGARPPGSGPDARATLEFAAALYKSAFTGQPVHAGGIGPGDPFYPAMHGGHPDWAPKERA; from the coding sequence ATGCCCCCACACCCCGTCCGCCGTCGCGTCGCCGTGGTCGGAACCGGCGCCATCGTCGGCGGCAGCCACCTCCCCGCGCTGAGGGCCCACGCCGACCGGGTCGAGCTGGTCGCCGCCGTCGACGTGGACCAGGACCGGCTCGGCGCCTTCCGGGAGCTGGCGGGCGAGCAGGTCGCCGGGTACACGTCGATCGGCTCGATGCTGGACGCCGTACGTCCCGATCTGGTCCTCATCGGCACGCCGCCGTCACTGCACCGGGAGCAGACGGTGGCCGCGCTCAAGGCTGGTGCCTGGGTGCTGTGCGAGAAGCCGCTGTGCCTGTCGCTCGCCGAGTACGACGAGATCGCGGCCGCCGAGGAGGCGTCGGGGGCGTACGCGGCCGTCGTCTTCCAGCACCGCTACGGCTCCGGCGCCGTGCACGCCCGCGACCTGATCGCGGGCGGCGAGCTGGGCGCCCCGCGCGTCGCGCACTGCCAGACCACCTGGCACCGCGACACCGACTACTACGCGGTGCCGTGGCGCGGGCGGTGGGCCAGCGAGGGCGGCGGCCCGACCATGGGCCACGGCATCCACCAGTACGACCTGCTGCTGCACCTGCTCGGCCGGTGGACGGAGGTGCGCGCGATGGCCGCGCGCCTGGTGCACGACACCGAGAGCGAGGACGTCTCGACAGCCCTCGTCCGGTTCGAGAACGGCGCCCTCGCCACCGTCGTCAACAGTGTGCTGTCCCCGGACGAGGTGAGCCGGATCCGGATCGACTGCGCCGACGCGACGGTCGAGCTCACCCACCTGTACGGCCATCGCAACGAGGACTGGGTCTACACCGCCGCGCCCCACGTCCCCGCCGAGCGCGCCGCCGCCTGGCGCGTCCCCGCGGCGGACGTGCCGAGCTCGCACACGGCGCAGCTCGGCGCCCTCCTCGACGCGTACGACAGCGGCGCGCGGCCCCCGGGCAGCGGACCCGACGCCCGAGCCACCCTCGAGTTCGCGGCCGCCCTCTACAAGTCGGCCTTCACGGGACAGCCCGTGCACGCGGGTGGGATCGGCCCCGGTGACCCCTTCTACCCGGCCATGCACGGCGGCCACCCCGACTGGGCCCCCAAGGAGCGCGCATGA
- a CDS encoding PmoA family protein, giving the protein MSIRVSHTHGEHIAVAAADGTEILRYVYRPDPEAFESRKPYAHPVRTLAGRTVTGYRPNDHRWHKGLQLTASHLSGQNFWGGNSYVHGRGYLPLPERIGSMRHDGFPAFTVEDDRLAFTEELTWVENGGAEWAREARGLTVHSVDEEAGAWALDWSIRLTNIRTEPLVFGSPTTAGRELAGYTGLQWRGPRDFTGGTVFGPDIDGGAGADAGKLMGTQGAWLAFTTEHDEVDGHSTLVFAHAPENLDERTAIHESHWFVRSEPIPSVAFSWAFHEEFTLPPGETFGYRYRVVFADGAWDRDRVAAHLARLPW; this is encoded by the coding sequence ATGAGCATCCGAGTCAGCCACACGCACGGCGAGCACATCGCGGTGGCGGCGGCGGACGGCACCGAGATCCTCCGCTACGTCTACCGGCCCGACCCCGAGGCGTTCGAGTCCCGCAAGCCCTACGCCCACCCCGTGCGCACCCTCGCCGGGCGGACGGTCACCGGCTACCGTCCCAACGACCACCGCTGGCACAAGGGCCTTCAGCTGACGGCGAGTCATCTGTCCGGCCAGAACTTCTGGGGCGGCAACTCCTATGTACACGGCCGGGGTTACCTGCCGCTGCCCGAGCGCATCGGCTCCATGCGGCACGACGGCTTCCCCGCGTTCACCGTCGAGGACGACCGGCTCGCCTTCACCGAGGAGCTCACCTGGGTGGAGAACGGAGGCGCGGAATGGGCACGCGAGGCGCGCGGGCTGACCGTCCACTCGGTCGACGAGGAGGCCGGGGCCTGGGCCCTGGACTGGTCGATCCGCCTCACCAACATCCGTACCGAGCCGCTCGTCTTCGGCTCCCCGACCACCGCCGGGCGTGAGCTGGCCGGCTACACCGGGCTCCAGTGGCGCGGGCCGCGCGACTTCACCGGCGGCACCGTCTTCGGCCCCGACATCGACGGGGGCGCCGGAGCGGACGCGGGCAAGCTGATGGGCACCCAGGGTGCGTGGCTGGCCTTCACCACCGAGCACGACGAGGTCGACGGGCACTCCACGCTCGTCTTCGCCCACGCGCCCGAGAACCTCGACGAGAGGACCGCGATCCACGAGTCCCACTGGTTCGTGCGCTCCGAGCCGATCCCTTCGGTGGCGTTCTCCTGGGCGTTCCACGAGGAGTTCACGCTGCCGCCCGGTGAGACCTTCGGCTACCGCTACCGGGTCGTCTTCGCCGACGGAGCGTGGGACCGTGACCGTGTCGCCGCCCACCTGGCGCGGCTGCCGTGGTGA
- a CDS encoding cupin, which yields MVSGPEPTLPHPLPGAVGLSHLSAYDWEAADGLCGGSPHLHLVCTEAYVVTGGRGSVQTLSPDGHRAIALEPGAVAWFTPGTVHRMVQGGDLRITVLMQNSGLPEAGDAVFTFPPEVLADPGAYAAAAALPPGTGAETAAAARRRRDLAVEGYLPLREALVAGDNGPYLAFQRAAARLVRDKVPGWRGLWRAGALATAERTGAQLDALEAGEPAYLDEATAREAAPTRLCGFGMCGRRDEYALPGTTLPYGGE from the coding sequence GTGGTGAGCGGACCCGAACCCACGCTGCCCCATCCGCTTCCCGGCGCCGTCGGACTGTCCCACCTCAGTGCCTACGACTGGGAGGCCGCCGACGGCCTGTGCGGTGGCAGCCCGCACCTGCACCTGGTGTGCACGGAGGCGTACGTCGTCACCGGTGGCCGCGGGTCGGTGCAGACACTGAGCCCCGACGGCCACCGGGCCATTGCCCTGGAGCCCGGCGCCGTCGCCTGGTTCACGCCGGGCACCGTGCACCGCATGGTGCAGGGCGGCGACCTGCGCATCACCGTGCTGATGCAGAACAGCGGTCTGCCCGAGGCCGGGGACGCCGTCTTCACGTTCCCGCCCGAGGTGCTCGCCGACCCCGGCGCCTATGCCGCCGCCGCGGCGCTCCCGCCCGGCACGGGAGCGGAGACGGCGGCCGCCGCCCGGCGCCGGCGCGACCTGGCCGTCGAGGGCTACCTCCCCCTGCGCGAGGCCCTCGTCGCCGGCGACAACGGCCCGTACCTGGCGTTCCAGCGCGCCGCCGCCCGGCTGGTGCGCGACAAGGTGCCCGGCTGGCGCGGACTGTGGCGGGCCGGCGCGCTGGCCACCGCCGAACGCACCGGCGCCCAGCTCGACGCCCTGGAGGCCGGCGAGCCCGCCTACCTGGACGAGGCGACCGCGCGTGAGGCCGCGCCCACCCGGCTGTGTGGCTTCGGGATGTGCGGGCGCCGCGACGAGTACGCGCTGCCCGGGACGACGCTGCCCTACGGGGGCGAGTAG